The genomic window ACGCTTGAGCCGCGGCTCGTCTGAAGATACAATCCAGAGCATCGAGATACCAACAACCCAGCCACAGGAAGAAACTCTGCCCCTGAACTTCGTCATACCACGCGCCACCTTCATATCCCCAGTTACACCACAGACGGATCTTCGCCATCAACGGTTCGCCCAGCCTACCGGACTGGATACACGCTAATACATTGTCCATAACCGGCAGGTATCGGAGTTCTAAATCGGCTTGCACGACGCATTCACTTGCTGCCAGCGCGTCCAGTACATGCGTGGCTATCCCCGAGTCCTCCGCAACAGGCGGTTCAAAAAACAGATGCTTCTTTGACTTCGCTGCTGATTGAAGGACCGGCGCGTGTAGAAAATTGGGGAGCGCAATTAGGACCGCCTCAACAGTTGAATCGTTCAACAGGTCGTGGTAGTTCTCAAACGTCTTTGTCCCCGTGCCGAATGTTTGCTTTGCGAGTGTTCTTGACCTGAGGCATCTCGCCAAGCAAGGGTGCGTAGGCTTGGCGGGCCCATTGACCAAAACCGATGAGTCCAACATTTGTCATGGTATCATTCTACTTTGCACTTTTCTGCAATTAATCGCTGATAGGTTTAACCCCTACTGCATCGGTGAGAAGGAGGTGGGAATGAGGGTGTCCGAGAGGACTTCTGCAACGATTGGCCCATTCGCTTCGGTTTCTTCTTTGGCTTTGAGCCATTCGGGATCTGCACGGAAAGCCTCCCATGCGGCTTCCATCGCCGCTTCACTTTCATATCTACAGATATACACCAATTCATTGGCATCTGATCGTGTCCAGAATCCGACGACCTCTATGCCATACTTTTTGAAGATACCAAAGGTGATATTTTCAAATCGGCTGAGGATGTTCGGCATTTTGCCTTCAGGAATTCTATAGGTGCGAAGTTCATAAACCATTGTTATTCTCCTTGTATAATATGTTGGTTGTTTGGCGGTGTGAAAATTGAACACCGCTGATCAAAGAGTTTCTCGTGATGCAAAGAGTACATAGGGCAAAAAGCCCAATAAAATCTAGCCTAGTGGCGTTACCATAACCCAGAACGGTTGGCTTCCAACGGCATAGTCTTGAAGCGGCTGCAATTCGCCGGTTGCTGCATCTACACGATAGCAGGTCATCGTGTCTGCAGCCTCGCCTGCCCCGTACAGATAGGTGCCTGTCGGGTCAATATTGAATGACCGTGGACTTGACGAGATTGGAAAATGCCCGAACACACTGAGCGATCCGTCGGTGTCAACATTAAATCCAACGATGCTCTCGTGTCCCCGATTGGATGCATACGCCCACTTTCCATTCGGATGCACCTCCACATGAGCGGTCGCGCCACCTTCTGTGTAGCCTTCTGGTAAAGTCGAAATATTCTGGAAGATTTGGAGCGTCCCCTTTTCGGAATCGTAGTGGTGAGCGGTCACTGTGTTGCCCTGTTCGTTGACGATATAGGCAACATCTCCTTCGGGTCGAAAACAGATATGGCGGGGACCCGTTTCATCGTCAGGTGGTGTGAGCTCGGCGGGATCATTGGGTGTGAGTTGACCCGACTCGCTATCAAAACGAAATTGGTAGGTCCTGTTATTCGGACAGACGTGTGGCACAAAGACGAACTGATCGTCGGTCACTGCGATGATTGCGTGAGCCTTCTCACCGGTATCTACATATTGCACCAGTTCTCCGATTGCACCATCGTCCCCTAGTCGGTGCACGGTAACGCCACCGCCACCATAGTAGGCGGTGAGTAGGAAGCGACTATTTCTGTCTGTGGTGAGGTGGGCGGGAATATCAATGCCGGTGTCCACCTTGTTGATGAGGGTAAGTTCGCCTGAGTCGGTGTCAAGATGAAAACTTGCCAACGTGGTTGATCCCACATGACCATCGTACATTATCTCTCCAGACGGGTGCAGACAGAGGGCACCTGAAGGTCCGTGGGCGTTACTGGTCGACCGTAACTGTAATGCGCCTGAATCGGGATCCATATCGTAGCATTTTATCTGTTCATCCCCAGTGAGGGAAACAAATACGACACATCGGTTTTTATCGGTTTGCATTGTATAATAGGCTCCTATCTCGTAACAGTTCATTAAAATCTATAAAATCCATGCAGGCGAGGAAAATTCAGCGTAAAGATGACTGATACATCATTTTAGACACCGACCCTCCTTTCACACGACCCAATTTCGCACCCGAATGGCTCAAATTCTACCATTTTAGCCCCACTGATGCCAATCGAATTTTATGCGAACCTAGTGCGCCCGCAGCAGTGACTTGAGCCCCGCACAATCGCAGATAGGTCTATTCAGGAACTGATTGTGAACGAACCTGCCACATCGTAACCTCCGGCGGGTCTAGCGTCAAGGAGTAGAGTTTGGTCCCCGGAGAGATATAAAATCGCAACTTGATGTAGAATTCCCTTTCAGGAAGATTGGGGTAGCTCGATTGGCGTTCCTCACTAACGCCGGGCCATCTGGAAATACCATTCCATGATAACACGCTGTCAAGGGTATCACCACGGATAGGATTGCAATCGGCAACGGTGAAACCGGGGATAGGCGCGCCGGTGTCTTCTAACACTTCATATCGTAGTTCGCCTGCTGTGGCGTCCACGTTAACCGTCACCCTTCCCCCTGACTCCTGGCGGAAACGATGCGAGGTCAGGATCCCCGGCGCATACGAATCCGCTTCCACACTGACATAACCATCGGGCCGGAGTTGCGCAACCCCAATACCTGTCTGATGTTCTTTTGGGTTAAGCGCATGGTGCAATCGTGGGGTACGGTTGTTGTGGGTTACACCGACCCCGTTGTAGTAGAACCAAAGCTTCTCATTGTGGTGAATAGGACCAGAGACGTACATAGATCCCCAATCCCATGCGCCGGGTTTGCCACGACGAATAAATGGCTCACGGTATCGCTTCCATGAGACCGTGTCACGGCTTACTGCCAATTGCGGTTCAACGACTCCATCCACCCGTGCTGGCAATGCTGGCGCCCCCACCTCGTTTCCCCAATAAAGATCCGGTTGTTCGATGGCGTATGGTTCGGTCAAATCAGTAAAAAAAACATTGAGCATGATGATATGTAATCCACCGTCTGTACGGTTTGCCATATCATGCCCTGCAGCGTAAAACTCCGTTCCCGGCGGATCATCAAGGTCTTGATCAATGACGGTGCGCAAGCCCGACCAATTGAGGCAGTCTTGACTGTCACGCCGTCCGAGAACACGGGTTCGACGGCTTGAGCCACGCTGGCTATAGAGTATATAAGGCGCGTCGGGGTCCATGGTCCCGCCGAAGGTTTCTGCGGGAGAGCCGAAGGCGAAAAACTGTTTCTGATGATTGTGGGGACCCGAGGGATAGTGGCACCAATTGTATCCATCCGCCGAATAGAGCGCCTGCCAGACATCGTTATGCGGCATAGTGGTTATCCGCTTCCACCGATAGGTTTCATCCGTTTCGTAAGGGTCGTAGAGGATATTCCCAAGCGATGGGCATTCACTGGGCCAACTGATGATGTTGTTGGCTTTGGAACCTTCAAACGCGACGATGCCCAAATTAGGACGTTCCCAATGAACCCCATCGATGGACTCAAGGACACACATCAAAGAGTTTACACCTGTATAGTACATCCGAAAGGTGTGATTTTTCTCATCGTAGATGATCGGTCCGTGGGCGACTACACTTTCCCACGACCGATCTGGGTTGACCGTGTGAAGCGGTTCGTCAACAGTAATCTTCTTTGGACAATTGAGTACGCGATGCGCTCCAACCATCGATTCGATGAAGAAATCGTCTATAAATAAATGCTTTCCTGGATACAGTTCCATGCGGTTTTCCCCTCGGTCAATTGTATATACCGGCTGTCGTGTTAAATCCGTTGACAGGTTGTCAATTGCTGTGCTATGATGATGACGTTTTTTGAGAAACTGTCCATTTTCCGTTTGTTAAGTATACAAAATTGAGGGACCAGAGACAATGAAGAACTCAAGGGAACCGAAACAAGCAGCCTGCGTGGACAATT from Candidatus Poribacteria bacterium includes these protein-coding regions:
- a CDS encoding Gfo/Idh/MocA family oxidoreductase — translated: MLDSSVLVNGPAKPTHPCLARCLRSRTLAKQTFGTGTKTFENYHDLLNDSTVEAVLIALPNFLHAPVLQSAAKSKKHLFFEPPVAEDSGIATHVLDALAASECVVQADLELRYLPVMDNVLACIQSGRLGEPLMAKIRLWCNWGYEGGAWYDEVQGQSFFLWLGCWYLDALDCIFRRAAAQASVVGGRHSNGTLMDAGWASLVYIGQLEFNLVIPQETAIELTVACRTGEIIADLQTGQWRWRGQAGDWHLEHTPASTPAYGFVGMRESLQEFFDTIYGGDGPRANVEVMRRIQHAAQLCAEAE
- a CDS encoding NIPSNAP family protein, translating into MVYELRTYRIPEGKMPNILSRFENITFGIFKKYGIEVVGFWTRSDANELVYICRYESEAAMEAAWEAFRADPEWLKAKEETEANGPIVAEVLSDTLIPTSFSPMQ
- a CDS encoding lactonase family protein, giving the protein MQTDKNRCVVFVSLTGDEQIKCYDMDPDSGALQLRSTSNAHGPSGALCLHPSGEIMYDGHVGSTTLASFHLDTDSGELTLINKVDTGIDIPAHLTTDRNSRFLLTAYYGGGGVTVHRLGDDGAIGELVQYVDTGEKAHAIIAVTDDQFVFVPHVCPNNRTYQFRFDSESGQLTPNDPAELTPPDDETGPRHICFRPEGDVAYIVNEQGNTVTAHHYDSEKGTLQIFQNISTLPEGYTEGGATAHVEVHPNGKWAYASNRGHESIVGFNVDTDGSLSVFGHFPISSSPRSFNIDPTGTYLYGAGEAADTMTCYRVDAATGELQPLQDYAVGSQPFWVMVTPLG